In Clostridium sp. SY8519, one genomic interval encodes:
- the cbiB gene encoding adenosylcobinamide-phosphate synthase CbiB, whose product MWIVAAAACGVLLDLILGDPAWLVHPVVVIGRCISALETILRDMFPDNEKGAFRAGVLMAVLIPAGTFLVTGFFCWLLRWMHPLAGFALQTFWCWQALAMRGLRVESRHVYAHLKYGDLKGARKAVSRIVGRDTDQLTEQGVTRATVETIAENSSDGVIAPLFYMAIGGAPLALTYKAINTMDSMLGYKNEKYLYFGRAAARLDDAANYIPARIAAVFWILAAFFTGNHAGQAAKIWVRDRRKHASPNSAQTESACAGALGVRLAGPAWYFGTYYDKPAIGDPDREIRPEDILKTNRMMYCAGLLAAAAFLAARYGILALAAQVLH is encoded by the coding sequence ATGTGGATAGTGGCAGCCGCGGCCTGCGGCGTTCTTCTGGATCTTATCCTGGGGGATCCGGCATGGCTGGTGCACCCGGTGGTGGTGATCGGCAGATGTATTTCCGCCCTGGAGACCATCCTCAGGGATATGTTTCCCGACAATGAGAAGGGGGCCTTCCGGGCAGGCGTGCTCATGGCTGTCCTGATTCCGGCGGGAACCTTTCTTGTGACCGGTTTTTTCTGCTGGCTGCTGCGGTGGATGCATCCTCTGGCGGGGTTCGCGCTTCAGACTTTCTGGTGCTGGCAGGCGCTGGCCATGCGGGGACTGCGGGTGGAGAGCAGACATGTGTACGCCCATTTGAAATACGGGGACCTGAAAGGCGCCCGCAAGGCAGTGAGCCGGATTGTGGGAAGAGATACCGACCAGCTGACGGAACAGGGGGTAACCCGGGCCACGGTAGAGACCATCGCGGAAAATTCCTCCGACGGTGTGATCGCGCCGCTGTTTTATATGGCAATCGGCGGGGCGCCGCTGGCTCTGACATATAAAGCCATTAATACGATGGACAGTATGCTTGGATATAAAAATGAAAAATACCTGTATTTCGGACGGGCAGCGGCCCGGCTGGATGACGCGGCAAACTATATCCCGGCGCGGATTGCCGCCGTCTTCTGGATCCTTGCGGCGTTTTTTACGGGCAATCATGCGGGACAGGCGGCAAAGATCTGGGTACGGGACCGGAGAAAGCATGCCAGCCCGAATTCCGCCCAGACGGAGTCGGCATGCGCGGGAGCGCTGGGCGTTCGGCTGGCGGGACCGGCCTGGTATTTTGGCACTTATTATGACAAGCCGGCCATCGGGGATCCGGACCGGGAGATCCGGCCGGAAGACATCCTGAAAACCAACCGCATGATGTACTGCGCGGGTCTGCTGGCAGCCGCGGCTTTTCTGGCAGCCCGTTACGGCATTCTGGCGCTGGCGGCACAGGTGCTGCATTGA
- a CDS encoding precorrin-8X methylmutase — protein sequence MDTKHVLPSDIERTSMAIIASELEERGIQIPPEQQAVVRRVIHTSADFDYAENLKFTPGAVTQGVEALRKGAPIITDTNMALAGISKPSLKKTGGAAYCYMADPAMAEAAKQQGTTRAAACMRYGAEQYPAGIFAVGNAPTALITLSELIRQGLRPSLIIAVPVGFVNVTESKEEIFQICESCGVPVIAAMGRKGGSNVAAAICNALLYTAVDALDPSRRGWN from the coding sequence ATGGATACAAAACATGTACTGCCAAGTGATATCGAACGGACCAGCATGGCGATCATTGCGTCGGAGCTGGAAGAACGGGGAATACAGATTCCGCCGGAGCAGCAGGCAGTTGTCCGCAGAGTGATACATACTTCCGCGGATTTTGATTACGCGGAAAATCTGAAATTTACACCAGGAGCCGTAACGCAGGGCGTCGAGGCGCTGCGGAAGGGCGCGCCGATTATTACAGACACCAATATGGCGCTGGCGGGAATCAGCAAGCCTTCCCTGAAAAAAACCGGCGGAGCGGCTTACTGTTATATGGCGGATCCGGCCATGGCGGAGGCGGCAAAACAGCAGGGAACCACCCGGGCGGCAGCCTGCATGCGGTATGGGGCAGAACAGTATCCTGCGGGAATTTTTGCTGTTGGAAACGCGCCCACCGCGCTGATTACCCTGTCGGAACTGATCCGTCAGGGGCTGCGGCCGTCGCTGATCATCGCAGTTCCGGTGGGCTTTGTCAATGTGACGGAAAGCAAAGAAGAGATCTTTCAGATCTGTGAATCCTGCGGCGTGCCGGTGATTGCGGCTATGGGCCGGAAGGGCGGCAGCAACGTGGCGGCAGCCATCTGCAATGCCCTTCTGTATACAGCGGTAGACGCGCTGGATCCGTCCCGGAGAGGGTGGAATTAG
- a CDS encoding threonine-phosphate decarboxylase: MRKMEHGGDWAGFQQEFGWEPLDFSANINPLGVPEGVCRAIARAAAKADRYPDPACRRLVHALAETEQVQEDWILCGNGAADLIFRAAAALRPKRALLTAPGFSEYRCALRSVDCRVEYIRLEEKNEFRLQPDILERITPEIDVLFLCEPNNPTGVTTDPDLLEQILRRCGRTGTRVILDECFGDFLDQGERHSARRYLGEMDHLLILKAFTKIYGMAGVRLGYCLCADSGLLARMREAGQPWAVSLLAEEAGLAALKEKEYRRKTELLIREERPWLYRRLEQLGLHPVRGEANYLLFRGSAALGEAMRSRGILIRDCSNYPGLEAPGGEKWYRTAVRSHGENERLAAGLAACLETENKAAQMLCSGGQTT; encoded by the coding sequence ATGAGAAAGATGGAACACGGCGGGGACTGGGCCGGATTTCAGCAGGAATTCGGCTGGGAGCCCCTTGACTTTTCGGCAAATATCAATCCGCTGGGTGTCCCGGAAGGCGTATGCCGCGCAATTGCCCGGGCGGCAGCGAAGGCGGACCGCTATCCGGATCCTGCCTGCCGGCGCCTTGTGCATGCGCTGGCAGAGACTGAGCAGGTTCAGGAAGACTGGATCCTGTGCGGAAACGGCGCGGCAGATCTGATCTTTCGGGCGGCAGCGGCACTGCGCCCGAAACGGGCGCTGCTGACGGCCCCGGGCTTTTCGGAATACCGCTGTGCTCTCCGAAGCGTGGACTGCCGGGTGGAGTACATCCGGCTGGAGGAAAAGAATGAATTCCGGCTGCAGCCGGATATTCTGGAACGGATCACACCGGAGATCGATGTGCTGTTTTTGTGCGAACCGAACAATCCCACAGGGGTTACCACCGATCCGGATCTTCTGGAGCAGATCCTGCGCAGATGCGGCAGGACCGGTACGCGAGTGATTCTGGATGAGTGCTTCGGCGATTTCCTGGATCAGGGGGAAAGACATTCCGCCAGACGGTATCTGGGGGAAATGGACCATCTGCTGATCCTGAAAGCCTTTACCAAGATCTACGGGATGGCCGGGGTGCGTCTGGGCTACTGCCTGTGCGCGGATTCCGGACTCCTTGCGCGGATGCGGGAAGCCGGCCAGCCCTGGGCGGTGTCGCTGCTGGCGGAAGAGGCCGGGCTGGCTGCGCTGAAGGAAAAAGAATACCGCAGAAAGACGGAGCTGTTGATCCGGGAAGAACGGCCCTGGCTCTACCGCAGACTGGAGCAGCTGGGCCTGCACCCGGTCAGGGGAGAAGCGAATTATCTGCTGTTCCGCGGCAGTGCCGCCCTGGGAGAAGCCATGCGCAGCCGGGGGATCCTGATCCGTGACTGCAGCAATTATCCCGGCCTGGAGGCGCCGGGAGGCGAGAAGTGGTACCGTACAGCTGTGCGCAGCCACGGAGAAAATGAACGACTGGCGGCAGGTCTTGCGGCCTGCCTGGAGACAGAGAACAAAGCGGCGCAGATGCTTTGTTCCGGGGGACAAACCACATGA
- a CDS encoding cobyric acid synthase, which produces MKKRTACIMVQGTMSGAGKSLLAAALCRIFRQDGYRTAPFKSQNMALNSYVTRDGLEMGRAQVMQAEAAGLEPDVRMNPILLKPSSDTGSQVIVNGEIRGQMSAVEYFRYKKQLIPEIMKAYRELEQQYDVIVLEGAGSPAEINLREDDIVNMGMAELADAPVLLAGDIDRGGVFAQLYGTCELLRPEEKARIKGLIVNKFRGDREILEPGLQMLEERVHIPVVGVVPYVYVDVDDEDSLAPRLNRKKAEKVIDIAVIRLPRLSNFTDFSPLESHPALGVRYVKTPEELGQPDLIILPGTKNTMDDLVWLRESGLEALVRKANAAGTPVLGVCGGYQMLGEELKNPNHTEGDLDQLKGMGLLPIRTVFSEQKTRTRCQAEVQAAPFAGARLDGYEIHMGETEVNGSPFCRLSSGQPDGCIRGNVCGTYLHGLFDTGELTERLAQYLAERKGISIADLTPLSHSAYVQKQYDILADTVRDSLDMDAVYRMMGIRG; this is translated from the coding sequence ATGAAAAAAAGAACTGCCTGCATTATGGTGCAGGGAACAATGTCCGGCGCTGGAAAAAGTCTTCTGGCTGCCGCTTTGTGCAGAATTTTCCGGCAGGACGGCTACCGGACGGCACCGTTTAAAAGCCAGAATATGGCGCTGAACAGCTATGTGACCCGGGATGGCCTGGAAATGGGGCGGGCCCAGGTGATGCAGGCGGAAGCAGCCGGCCTGGAGCCGGACGTGCGCATGAATCCCATCCTGCTGAAGCCGTCCAGCGATACCGGGAGCCAGGTGATCGTCAACGGGGAGATCCGCGGCCAGATGTCCGCGGTGGAATATTTCCGTTACAAAAAGCAGCTGATCCCGGAGATTATGAAAGCATACCGGGAACTGGAGCAGCAGTATGACGTCATTGTGCTGGAAGGCGCCGGCAGCCCGGCGGAGATCAATCTCAGGGAGGATGATATCGTCAATATGGGCATGGCGGAACTGGCAGATGCGCCGGTGCTCCTTGCGGGGGATATCGACCGGGGCGGTGTCTTCGCGCAGCTGTACGGCACCTGTGAGCTGCTGCGGCCGGAGGAAAAGGCGCGGATCAAAGGGCTGATTGTCAACAAATTCCGAGGCGACCGGGAGATTCTGGAGCCGGGGCTTCAGATGCTGGAGGAGCGGGTGCATATTCCGGTGGTCGGTGTGGTGCCCTATGTCTATGTGGATGTGGATGATGAAGACTCGCTGGCGCCGCGGCTGAACCGGAAAAAGGCGGAAAAAGTCATCGATATCGCTGTGATCCGTCTGCCCCGTCTGTCGAATTTTACGGATTTTTCCCCGCTGGAATCCCATCCTGCCCTGGGGGTGCGGTATGTGAAAACGCCGGAAGAACTGGGACAGCCGGATCTGATCATCCTGCCGGGCACCAAAAACACCATGGACGACCTGGTCTGGCTCCGGGAGTCCGGGCTGGAAGCGCTGGTGCGGAAGGCAAACGCGGCAGGGACACCGGTGCTGGGCGTCTGCGGGGGCTACCAGATGCTGGGGGAAGAACTGAAGAATCCGAATCATACGGAGGGAGACCTGGATCAGCTCAAGGGAATGGGGCTGCTGCCGATCCGCACCGTATTTTCGGAACAGAAGACAAGAACCCGCTGTCAGGCGGAGGTGCAGGCAGCGCCCTTTGCCGGCGCGCGGCTGGACGGCTATGAGATTCACATGGGAGAGACGGAGGTAAACGGCAGCCCGTTCTGCCGGCTGTCCAGCGGTCAGCCGGACGGCTGCATCCGCGGAAACGTGTGCGGCACCTATCTGCACGGGCTTTTTGACACCGGCGAGCTTACCGAGCGTCTGGCCCAGTATCTGGCAGAGCGGAAGGGGATTTCCATAGCGGATCTGACCCCTCTGTCCCACAGCGCCTATGTGCAGAAGCAGTATGATATCCTGGCAGACACGGTGCGCGATTCCCTGGATATGGATGCGGTGTACCGGATGATGGGAATCAGGGGATAG
- a CDS encoding PocR ligand-binding domain-containing protein, whose translation MESFIFKYLSKKDITAMLTAFNACTGLHTQLIDDRGKIIVSVGENAAFCKEFIRHLPAQENCETEHANASRQAMDLGESYLFCCHAGLYHIVFPIISKDTMFGSVVTGPFLMEEPDASLIIDVERRYHLSTETLLNLSEDSYQLKVISPDLANQYSKLLYYLMNNLNQGSREVLLSKQGKLLQQSRISESIQMYKNSGFRNENLYPLDQENLLISKIKTGDLEEARKILNELLGALILYENHDLERLKIRIIELCTLLSRAAIDRGSETNMVLHMTDRLIASIINSDDIYDICYTFQDNMEIFTESLFYSSDKNNKVIKRAAEYITNHFSEPVTLTDVAENIHLNASYLSTLFKQVTGFSFKEYLNNIRIEEAQRLLANTDYPIMEIAIACGFSDQSYFTKVFKKHTGLTPKQYR comes from the coding sequence ATGGAATCTTTTATCTTCAAATATCTGTCAAAAAAAGACATTACTGCCATGCTCACTGCATTCAACGCATGCACGGGACTGCATACCCAGCTGATCGATGACCGGGGCAAAATTATCGTATCCGTAGGTGAAAATGCCGCCTTCTGCAAGGAATTTATCCGCCATCTGCCCGCCCAGGAAAACTGCGAAACCGAACACGCCAACGCCAGCCGCCAGGCCATGGACCTGGGAGAAAGCTATCTGTTCTGCTGCCATGCGGGACTGTATCACATCGTCTTTCCCATCATCAGCAAAGATACCATGTTCGGCTCGGTCGTCACCGGCCCTTTTCTGATGGAGGAACCGGACGCCTCCCTCATCATCGATGTGGAGCGCAGATATCATCTCAGCACCGAGACCCTCCTGAACCTTTCCGAAGATTCCTACCAGCTGAAAGTCATCAGCCCGGACCTGGCGAACCAGTACAGCAAACTGCTCTACTATCTGATGAACAACTTAAACCAGGGCAGCCGGGAAGTCCTGCTGTCCAAACAGGGCAAACTGCTCCAGCAGTCCAGAATCAGCGAATCCATCCAGATGTACAAAAACAGCGGCTTCCGCAACGAAAACCTCTACCCGCTGGATCAGGAGAACCTGCTGATCTCAAAGATCAAGACCGGCGACCTGGAGGAAGCGCGCAAGATTCTCAATGAGCTGCTGGGCGCCTTGATCCTCTATGAAAACCACGACCTGGAACGGCTGAAAATCCGCATTATCGAACTGTGCACCCTGCTTTCCCGGGCTGCCATTGACCGGGGCAGCGAGACTAATATGGTCCTGCACATGACCGACCGGCTGATTGCCTCCATCATCAATTCGGACGATATCTACGATATCTGCTATACCTTCCAGGATAATATGGAGATTTTCACCGAAAGCCTGTTTTATTCTTCCGACAAAAACAACAAGGTCATCAAACGGGCCGCGGAGTATATCACCAACCATTTTTCCGAGCCGGTTACCCTGACGGATGTGGCGGAAAACATCCACTTAAACGCCTCCTACCTGTCCACCCTGTTTAAACAGGTCACGGGCTTTTCCTTCAAGGAATATCTGAACAATATCCGCATCGAAGAAGCGCAGCGCCTGCTGGCCAATACGGATTATCCCATTATGGAAATCGCCATCGCCTGCGGATTCAGCGATCAGAGCTACTTTACAAAAGTGTTCAAGAAGCACACCGGGCTGACACCGAAGCAGTACCGCTGA
- a CDS encoding corrinoid protein has protein sequence MAVLDEISEMLQKGKRKDVVKLCQQALDEGIPASEILSGGLLAGMDIIGRKFKANEIFVPQVLVAARAMNAGAETLKPYLADGDSTSRGKIVLGTVKGDLHDIGKNLVKMMFEGKGFEVIDLGVDVPAEKFIQTAIDNDSHIVACSALLTTTMPMLGEVVKTAEEMGVRDKLKIMVGGAPVTQEFADSVGADAYTEDATSAADKALEYV, from the coding sequence ATGGCAGTTTTAGACGAAATTTCTGAAATGCTTCAGAAGGGAAAAAGAAAAGACGTAGTTAAATTATGTCAGCAGGCACTGGATGAAGGCATTCCCGCAAGCGAAATCTTAAGCGGCGGACTGCTGGCCGGCATGGACATCATCGGCCGTAAATTCAAGGCAAACGAAATCTTCGTACCCCAGGTACTGGTAGCTGCCCGCGCGATGAACGCAGGCGCTGAGACCTTAAAGCCCTATCTGGCAGACGGAGACAGCACATCCAGAGGCAAGATCGTTCTGGGAACGGTAAAAGGCGATCTTCATGACATCGGAAAGAATCTGGTAAAGATGATGTTTGAGGGTAAAGGCTTCGAAGTTATTGATCTGGGCGTAGATGTGCCGGCAGAGAAATTTATCCAGACAGCCATTGACAATGACAGCCACATCGTGGCATGTTCCGCCCTTCTGACCACCACCATGCCGATGCTGGGCGAAGTGGTGAAGACAGCAGAAGAGATGGGTGTGCGCGACAAGTTAAAGATCATGGTAGGCGGAGCTCCTGTGACCCAGGAATTTGCTGACAGTGTCGGCGCGGACGCATATACAGAAGATGCTACAAGCGCGGCAGACAAGGCACTGGAATACGTATAA
- a CDS encoding ASKHA domain-containing protein translates to MRRLRSRSEGMEKSILEQLQQQEIFLPADCGGRGACGKCRIRFLSEPPAVTEQEEKALTPEQLAEGWRLACESYVTGTYEILLDQSEDEIIAAADFHGTEQKPADPQAGQTAGTSAGAGQNCAEIAKKGAVDIGTTTIAMSLVDCTNGRVLDTRTSVNHQRSYGADVISRIKASTDGKSEELQKTIRTDLQQLVRQLGEDPDTLELVVAGNTTMEHLLLGLPCDTLGVAPYTPVDISLHQEGNLLIMPGISTYVGADIVSGIVACGMDQSEEICILVDLGTNGEMAIGNRDQILVASTAAGPAFEGGNIQCGVAGIPGAVSAVEIRDGKTSIRTIGDRPPVGLCGTGVLETVYELLKEEIVDETGLLDDAYEEQGFPLAEGIVLTAKDIREVQLAKSAIRAGIETLVRTWDISYDRIGRLYLAGGFGQKINLRKAAGIGMLPKELLDRTTAVGNSSLAGAVMLAEDDSLRERFARTASGAKEVALSESPYFGDLYMEYMFFDPECREEE, encoded by the coding sequence ATGAGAAGACTGAGATCCCGATCGGAAGGCATGGAAAAATCCATACTGGAGCAGCTGCAGCAGCAGGAAATCTTTCTTCCGGCGGACTGCGGCGGGCGGGGAGCCTGCGGCAAATGCCGGATCCGTTTCCTGTCAGAACCGCCGGCTGTTACAGAACAGGAAGAAAAGGCGCTGACACCGGAGCAGCTGGCAGAAGGCTGGCGCCTGGCCTGTGAAAGCTATGTGACGGGAACGTATGAAATTCTTCTGGATCAGTCCGAAGATGAGATCATTGCTGCCGCTGACTTCCATGGGACCGAACAGAAACCGGCGGATCCGCAGGCGGGACAGACGGCAGGGACCAGTGCCGGAGCAGGGCAGAACTGCGCGGAAATTGCGAAAAAAGGAGCGGTGGATATCGGTACCACCACCATCGCCATGTCGCTGGTGGACTGCACCAATGGAAGGGTCCTGGATACCCGGACATCCGTCAATCACCAGCGCAGCTACGGCGCGGACGTGATCTCACGGATCAAGGCGTCTACAGACGGGAAAAGCGAAGAACTGCAGAAAACTATCCGGACGGACCTTCAGCAGCTGGTCCGGCAGCTGGGCGAAGACCCGGACACCCTGGAACTGGTGGTGGCAGGCAACACGACCATGGAGCACCTGCTTCTGGGGCTGCCCTGTGACACGCTGGGGGTGGCGCCCTATACGCCGGTGGATATTTCCCTGCATCAGGAGGGAAACCTTCTGATTATGCCGGGCATCAGTACCTATGTGGGCGCGGATATTGTCAGCGGAATTGTGGCCTGCGGCATGGATCAGAGCGAGGAAATCTGTATACTGGTAGATCTGGGCACCAACGGGGAAATGGCCATCGGCAACCGGGATCAGATCCTGGTGGCTTCCACGGCCGCCGGCCCGGCTTTTGAGGGCGGAAACATCCAGTGCGGCGTAGCCGGGATCCCGGGAGCTGTCAGCGCAGTGGAGATCCGGGATGGAAAAACTTCCATCCGGACCATTGGAGACCGGCCGCCGGTGGGACTGTGCGGAACCGGAGTCCTGGAGACGGTATACGAGCTTCTGAAAGAGGAAATCGTGGACGAAACGGGACTCCTGGATGACGCGTATGAAGAACAGGGATTTCCCCTGGCGGAAGGAATTGTGCTGACGGCGAAGGATATCCGGGAAGTGCAGCTGGCCAAATCCGCCATCCGCGCGGGCATTGAGACGCTGGTCAGAACCTGGGATATCAGCTATGACCGGATCGGCAGACTGTATCTGGCCGGGGGATTCGGCCAGAAGATCAATCTGCGGAAAGCGGCCGGCATCGGCATGCTGCCGAAGGAGCTGCTGGATCGGACCACGGCGGTGGGCAACAGTTCCCTGGCCGGCGCCGTCATGCTGGCAGAGGATGACAGTCTGCGGGAGCGCTTTGCCCGGACCGCTTCCGGAGCGAAGGAAGTGGCGCTGAGCGAAAGCCCGTATTTCGGCGATCTGTATATGGAATATATGTTTTTTGACCCGGAATGCCGGGAGGAGGAGTAA
- a CDS encoding DUF2284 domain-containing protein → MTKEQAAELAEKCGFSHWGFFQASDLRFLQEVRDMCAADKCHKYDNCWSCPPACGTLEESRAKASGYDWGILLQSTGAMEDDFDVETMMGTEEEQKSRLAAFVEALDAEERYLPMSSGACCICKTCTYPDAPCRFPDRMITSMEAYGLVVSEVCESADTPYYYGPGTITYTSCVLF, encoded by the coding sequence ATGACGAAAGAACAGGCAGCGGAACTCGCGGAAAAATGCGGATTTTCCCACTGGGGATTTTTTCAGGCATCGGATCTGAGATTTTTACAGGAAGTCAGAGACATGTGTGCCGCGGACAAATGTCACAAATATGATAACTGCTGGAGCTGCCCGCCGGCCTGCGGCACCCTGGAGGAGAGCCGGGCAAAGGCATCGGGATACGACTGGGGCATTCTGCTGCAGTCCACCGGCGCCATGGAAGATGACTTTGACGTGGAGACCATGATGGGCACCGAGGAAGAGCAGAAATCCCGGCTGGCGGCCTTCGTGGAGGCACTGGATGCGGAGGAGCGATATCTGCCGATGTCTTCCGGCGCCTGCTGCATCTGCAAGACCTGTACCTATCCGGATGCGCCCTGCCGTTTTCCGGACCGGATGATCACTTCCATGGAAGCCTATGGGCTGGTGGTGTCAGAAGTCTGTGAATCGGCGGATACGCCCTATTATTACGGGCCGGGGACGATCACCTATACCAGCTGTGTGCTTTTTTAA